Proteins encoded within one genomic window of Humulus lupulus chromosome 1, drHumLupu1.1, whole genome shotgun sequence:
- the LOC133796176 gene encoding uncharacterized protein LOC133796176: MVEPRLEEVIQSDQILAEWSFSGVCLPSEIVRHSIANTVQTMITLTNLSESIEQLKKDKKDTCRALMSEIDTVHGERNNCKTELEQLKSSSCTKINQLRAEIDRLQKSHAAEVEQLKADAEADRLQTLEEEGDILNNTFFQVCNHNRSTDLTFLNGRVKSLLEACEQRLVDEESSSVCTSLVQPGNGDVSRPKDLATSTSADPLAALGGQTLEPES; the protein is encoded by the exons ATGGTGGAACCTAGACTTGAAGAGGTCATCCAGAGTGACCAGATACTGGCAGAATGGTCTTTCTCCGGAGTTTGCCTCCCTAGTGAGATCGTTCGTCATTCTATTGCCAACACTGTTCAG ACAATGATCACCTTGACCAACCTATCTGAATCTATCGAGCAGTTGAAGAAGGATAAGAAAGATACATGTCGTGCCCTCATGTCTGAGATAGACACTGTTCATGGTGAGAGGAACAATTGTAAGACTGAGCTCGAGCAACTCAAAAGTTCTTCTTGTACCAAGATCAATCAACTAAGGGCTGAGATTGATCGTCTTCAGAAGTCTCACGCTGCTGAGGTTGAGCAACTTAAAGCTGATGCAGAAGCTGATCGCCTTCAAacccttgaagaagaaggagaTATCTTAAATAACACGTTCTTTCAGGTCTGCAACCACAACCGTAGTACTGATTTAACATTTCTGAATGGCAGAGTGAAGTCCCTACTAGAGGCTTGCGAACAAAGACTTGTTGATGAAGAAAGCTCTTCTGTTTGTACCTCCTTAGTACAGCCAGGGAATGGTGATGTTTCAAGGCCTAAAGACCTTGCTACCAGCACTTCTGCTGACCCTTTAGCTGCATTGGGAGGCCAGACCCTTGAGCCAGAATCCTGA